A part of Silvimonas soli genomic DNA contains:
- a CDS encoding 6-pyruvoyl trahydropterin synthase family protein, producing MLIRKLFKFESAHIVRNCSSDRCRRSIHGHSYKVEVLLEAHALDNGQMVYDFGLMKSTIKDVIDAFDHAICFWDKDDPEYIRLSKEFSARWIAVPVSPSAEQFARMFFVVIDAILQNTIMKNGESDVRLHSVIAHETETGYAQAFREDAVNERMGIIRLQDLVFSEQVKAEWHDPQMMEKLIAGEAFINPEVPLQIKG from the coding sequence ATGCTGATCCGCAAGCTGTTCAAATTTGAAAGTGCACATATCGTGCGCAACTGTTCTTCAGACCGCTGCCGCCGTTCGATCCACGGCCATAGCTACAAGGTTGAAGTGCTGCTGGAAGCGCACGCCCTGGACAACGGCCAGATGGTGTACGACTTTGGTCTGATGAAAAGCACCATCAAAGACGTGATCGATGCGTTTGATCACGCCATCTGTTTCTGGGATAAAGACGACCCCGAATACATTCGTTTATCCAAAGAATTCAGCGCACGCTGGATTGCCGTGCCGGTATCGCCTTCGGCCGAGCAATTTGCCCGCATGTTCTTTGTGGTGATCGACGCGATCCTGCAGAACACGATCATGAAAAACGGCGAGAGCGATGTGCGCCTGCATTCGGTGATCGCCCACGAAACCGAAACCGGTTACGCGCAGGCATTCCGTGAAGACGCCGTGAATGAGCGCATGGGCATCATTCGCCTGCAAGACCTGGTGTTTTCGGAGCAGGTAAAAGCCGAATGGCATGACCCGCAAATGATGGAAAAACTGATCGCTGGCGAAGCGTTCATCAACCCAGAAGTGCCGCTACAAATCAAAGGCTGA
- a CDS encoding nuclear transport factor 2 family protein, protein MNVATILSPEAVVAAQVDAYNAHDLYRFVACYSPHVVISGWPSGAARLEGRDALADYYRDYRFNLPDLSVQIRQRIVYGNVVIDHEEVYGLEKQPVMAVAIYEVHDGLISSVHFLDEPTW, encoded by the coding sequence ATGAATGTCGCCACCATTTTGTCCCCCGAAGCAGTCGTTGCCGCACAAGTCGATGCCTACAACGCGCACGATCTATACCGCTTTGTGGCTTGTTACTCGCCGCATGTCGTCATTTCCGGCTGGCCATCCGGGGCCGCGCGGCTGGAGGGCCGGGATGCGCTGGCGGATTACTACCGGGATTACCGTTTCAACTTGCCCGATCTAAGCGTGCAGATTCGTCAGCGCATTGTTTACGGCAATGTGGTGATTGATCACGAGGAAGTGTACGGGCTGGAAAAACAACCGGTGATGGCCGTGGCCATTTATGAAGTTCACGACGGGCTGATCAGCAGCGTGCATTTTCTGGACGAGCCGACCTGGTAA
- the hda gene encoding DnaA regulatory inactivator Hda, whose product MSEQLILDLYLPQPPSFEGFVPGENAELLFMLGEWAAGASDIRFLYLWGGNGVGKSYLLAAAAQRWPGVISIDAASQSLPDFLAADAALIVDNVDQLDPEQQIRLFDHYNTLREGSGRLLATGPVPPMQLDLRDDLTTRLGWGLVYQLKALSDSDKIAALRTQARESGFELSTEAADYLLRHSRRDLASLRSVLEQANRYALSLKRPVTVPLIREVLSGERRQGGIFPAP is encoded by the coding sequence ATGAGTGAGCAACTGATTCTTGATTTGTACCTGCCGCAGCCGCCCAGCTTTGAAGGCTTTGTGCCGGGCGAAAACGCCGAGCTGTTGTTTATGCTGGGCGAATGGGCCGCGGGCGCGAGTGACATCCGCTTTCTGTATCTGTGGGGCGGCAATGGCGTGGGCAAGTCATATTTGCTGGCGGCCGCCGCGCAACGCTGGCCGGGTGTGATCAGCATTGATGCGGCCAGTCAGTCCTTACCCGACTTCTTGGCTGCTGACGCCGCGTTGATTGTCGATAACGTCGATCAACTGGACCCGGAACAGCAAATCCGCCTGTTCGATCACTACAACACGTTGCGCGAAGGCAGCGGCCGCTTGCTGGCAACTGGCCCGGTGCCGCCCATGCAACTGGACTTGCGTGATGATCTGACGACTCGCCTGGGCTGGGGGTTGGTGTATCAACTCAAGGCGTTGTCGGATTCCGACAAGATTGCCGCATTGCGCACGCAGGCCCGCGAATCGGGCTTTGAGTTGTCGACGGAAGCGGCGGATTACCTGCTGCGCCATAGCCGACGTGATCTGGCGAGCCTGCGCTCAGTGCTGGAACAAGCCAATCGCTATGCGTTATCGCTCAAACGGCCAGTTACCGTGCCGTTGATCCGCGAAGTACTCAGTGGCGAGCGCCGTCAGGGCGGGATATTTCCGGCGCCCTGA
- a CDS encoding AI-2E family transporter, with translation MIRPTPRLPKELHPAWLAALLVPACALLWLLMPVLMPFATAAILAYILHPAQSWLTRHRVNGNLAALLVIIGLVLLLLALLLIIAPLVIQQVQQLYHLAPHFADWVDNTLAPALAQRFGIHVALDHDSFVTWIAGHEEAIKAALPSIFKSLGNGGRAFIGLMANVFLTPVVLFYFLRDGDKFSPRVLELVPRRWDRRFRGFLVEIDDVLSEFLRGQLTVMLVMCVIYSGGLYLAGLNAALPVGIVSGLLTFIPYLGSGTGMVLATLAAAGQFGSVVGIGLCLVVFLVGMALEGNLITPYLVGDRIGLHPVAVIFALMAFGQLFGFVGVLLALPMAAILQVGLRHLRRHYLDSDVYRKHPHAGISRRNLQQGKGDE, from the coding sequence ATGATACGCCCGACTCCCCGTCTGCCCAAAGAATTGCACCCGGCCTGGCTTGCTGCCCTGCTGGTGCCCGCCTGCGCGCTGCTTTGGCTGTTGATGCCGGTTTTGATGCCGTTTGCGACCGCTGCGATCCTGGCGTACATCCTGCATCCGGCCCAATCCTGGCTGACCCGTCATCGCGTCAACGGCAATCTGGCCGCCTTGCTGGTCATTATCGGTCTGGTGTTGCTGCTGCTGGCTTTGCTGCTGATTATTGCGCCGCTGGTCATCCAGCAAGTACAGCAGCTTTATCACCTGGCGCCGCATTTTGCCGACTGGGTGGATAACACGCTGGCACCGGCGCTGGCACAGCGTTTTGGTATTCATGTGGCGCTGGATCACGATTCATTTGTCACCTGGATAGCTGGCCACGAAGAAGCGATCAAGGCTGCTTTGCCAAGCATCTTCAAGAGTCTTGGCAACGGCGGCAGAGCGTTTATTGGCCTCATGGCCAATGTTTTCCTTACCCCGGTGGTGTTGTTTTACTTTTTACGGGACGGCGACAAATTCTCGCCGCGCGTGCTGGAACTGGTGCCACGCCGCTGGGACCGACGCTTTCGCGGCTTCCTGGTCGAAATTGACGATGTGTTGTCCGAGTTCTTGCGCGGCCAGCTCACCGTAATGCTGGTCATGTGCGTGATTTACAGCGGCGGCCTGTATCTGGCCGGGCTGAATGCCGCACTACCAGTGGGTATTGTTTCGGGCTTGCTGACGTTTATTCCGTATCTCGGCTCGGGCACCGGCATGGTGCTGGCCACGCTGGCGGCCGCCGGGCAGTTTGGGTCGGTGGTCGGCATCGGCTTGTGCCTGGTGGTGTTTCTGGTCGGCATGGCGCTGGAAGGCAATCTGATAACGCCCTATCTGGTCGGTGACCGCATCGGGCTGCATCCGGTCGCGGTGATCTTCGCCCTGATGGCATTCGGCCAGTTGTTTGGTTTTGTCGGAGTCTTGCTGGCGTTGCCGATGGCCGCCATTTTGCAAGTCGGCCTGCGCCACCTGCGAAGGCATTATCTGGATAGCGATGTTTATCGCAAGCATCCGCACGCTGGCATCTCACGCCGCAATCTGCAGCAAGGAAAGGGCGATGAGTGA
- the purM gene encoding phosphoribosylformylglycinamidine cyclo-ligase: protein MTTTPTGLSYRDAGVDIDAGDQLVENIKPYAKRTMRPEVLGGLGGFGAMVEISKKFKEPVLVSGTDGVGTKLKLAFELNRHDTVGIDLVAMSVNDILVQGAEPLFFLDYFACGKLNVDAATEVIRGIAHGCEQAGCALIGGETAEMPGMYPVGEYDLAGFAVGVVEKANIITGKTIGPGDVVLGLASNGAHSNGYSLVRKILHLSEADYAAEFENGKSLADVVMAPTRIYVKPLLKLMQTLPVKGMAHITGGGISENVPRVLPDNVVAQIDAKSWTMPKLFQWLQEKGGVAAAEMYRTFNCGIGMVVIVGADQADAAEQLLTGEGETVYRIGTVRTRNGDEHQTQVA from the coding sequence ATGACCACCACCCCCACCGGCTTGAGCTACCGCGACGCAGGCGTTGATATCGACGCGGGCGATCAACTTGTCGAAAACATCAAACCGTATGCCAAGCGTACCATGCGCCCGGAAGTGCTGGGCGGTCTGGGCGGCTTTGGCGCGATGGTGGAGATCTCGAAGAAATTCAAGGAACCCGTGCTGGTTTCCGGCACTGATGGCGTGGGCACCAAGCTCAAGCTGGCTTTCGAACTCAATCGCCATGACACCGTCGGTATCGATCTGGTCGCCATGAGCGTAAACGATATTCTGGTGCAAGGCGCCGAGCCGCTGTTCTTCCTCGACTACTTTGCCTGCGGCAAGCTCAATGTCGACGCCGCCACTGAAGTCATCCGCGGTATTGCCCACGGCTGTGAACAAGCCGGTTGTGCGCTGATTGGCGGTGAAACCGCCGAGATGCCGGGCATGTACCCGGTTGGTGAGTACGATCTGGCCGGCTTTGCGGTTGGTGTGGTGGAAAAAGCCAACATCATCACCGGCAAAACCATCGGGCCTGGCGACGTAGTATTGGGCCTGGCCTCCAACGGCGCGCACTCCAACGGTTACTCGCTGGTGCGCAAGATTCTGCATCTCTCCGAAGCCGATTACGCCGCCGAGTTTGAAAACGGCAAATCGCTGGCGGATGTTGTGATGGCCCCGACCCGCATTTATGTGAAGCCGTTGCTCAAGCTGATGCAAACCCTGCCGGTCAAAGGCATGGCGCACATCACCGGTGGTGGCATTTCTGAGAACGTGCCGCGCGTACTGCCTGACAACGTAGTCGCACAAATCGACGCCAAGAGCTGGACCATGCCCAAGCTGTTCCAGTGGCTGCAAGAGAAAGGCGGCGTGGCGGCGGCAGAAATGTATCGCACCTTCAATTGCGGTATCGGCATGGTCGTGATTGTCGGTGCCGATCAGGCTGACGCTGCCGAGCAACTGCTGACTGGCGAAGGCGAGACGGTTTATCGCATCGGCACTGTACGTACCCGTAACGGTGACGAACACCAGACCCAAGTCGCTTGA
- the purN gene encoding phosphoribosylglycinamide formyltransferase encodes MKNIVILVSGRGSNMQAIVEANIPQARIAAVISNRPDAGGLAWAAARGIATAALDHTQFADRATFDSALAQLIDGYEPDLVVLAGFMRILTDGFVNHYAGRLINVHPSLLPAFTGLHTHQRAIDEGVKLAGCTIHFVTAELDHGPIIAQAAVPVLEDDTAIALAERILIEEHQLYPLAVQWFVQGRLHIEGHRVRIGHAAA; translated from the coding sequence ATGAAGAACATCGTCATTCTGGTTTCCGGTCGCGGCAGCAATATGCAGGCGATCGTAGAAGCCAATATCCCTCAAGCCCGCATTGCGGCAGTGATCTCCAACCGGCCCGATGCTGGCGGCCTGGCGTGGGCGGCTGCGCGCGGCATCGCCACGGCGGCGCTGGATCACACCCAATTTGCTGATCGCGCGACGTTTGATAGCGCCCTGGCGCAACTGATTGACGGGTACGAACCAGACCTCGTGGTACTGGCTGGCTTCATGCGCATCCTCACCGACGGTTTTGTAAACCACTACGCCGGACGCCTGATCAATGTACATCCGTCCCTACTACCTGCTTTTACCGGCTTGCACACCCACCAGCGCGCCATTGATGAAGGCGTGAAACTGGCCGGTTGCACCATTCATTTTGTCACTGCCGAACTTGATCACGGCCCGATCATCGCGCAAGCAGCGGTGCCTGTACTGGAAGACGACACCGCTATCGCACTGGCTGAGCGCATCCTGATTGAAGAACATCAGCTTTACCCACTTGCCGTGCAATGGTTTGTGCAAGGTCGCCTCCATATTGAGGGCCATCGCGTGCGCATTGGTCACGCCGCCGCATGA